The Acidobacteriota bacterium sequence GGCCGCGCCTGCCGCCGCCGTACGCCTGGGCATCGGCTACGACCTGCATCGGACCGTCGCCGGGAGACCGTTGATCCTCGGGGGGGTGCACGTGCCCCATGACCGGGGGCTGGACGGGCACTCGGACGCCGACGCGGTCTGTCATGCCCTGATCGACGCCATTCTGGGCGGCGCCGCGGCGGGCGACGTCGGGCAGCATTTTTCCAACCGCGATCCCCGCTGGAAGGGCGCGTCGAGCATCGATCTGCTGGAACGCGCCGTCGCCATCGTGCGCGAGCGCGGGTACGCGGTCGGCAACGCCGACATCGTGGTCATCGCCGAGCGCCCGCCCATCGGCCCGCACGCCGCCGCGATGCGGGAGCGGCTGGCGGCGGCGCTCGAGGTGGCGGTGGATGCCGTCAGCGTGAAGGCCAAGACGGGCGAGGGGGTGGACGCGGTGGGCCGCGGCGAGGCGATCGCGGTGCACGCGGCCGCCACGCTGGTGCGATGACGATCTTCGGCGTCAAGCCGGTGATCGAGGCGTTGCGCGCCGGGCGGGTCACGGCGCTGGCCGTGAGCGTGCGCCGCCGGCGCGGTCTGACGGAGCTGCTGGAGCTGGCGGACCGCCGCGGGGTGCGCCTGCGCCGGGTCGATCCCGCGGAGCTGGACCGCCTCGCGGGCGGGGCGGCGCACCAGGGCGTGGTCGCCACGGTGCGCGCGCTCGACACGTATGCGGTGGCGGACCTGGTCGCGGTCCGTACGCCGCCGCTCATCCTCGTCCTCGACGGTATCGAGGATCCGCGCAATCTGGGCGCCATCGCGCGCACGCTGGACGCCGCCGGCGGCTCGGGGCTCGTCGTGCCCGAGCGGCGGGCGGCCCCGGTCACCGGCGCGGCCGTCAAGGCCTCGGCGGGGGCGCTCGTGCACGTCCCTCTCGCGCCGGTGGTCAACCTGCCGCGGGCGCTCGGCGAGCTGAAGGCGGCCGGGGTCTGGACGATCGGACTCGAGGCCGAGGCCGACCAGTCGTTGTACGATCTGGACCTGCGCCTGCCGTCCGCAATCGTCATCGGCGGTGAGGGGCGCGGGCTGCACCGGCTGGTGCGCGAGCGCTGCGACTGGCGCGCGGCCCTGCCGATGCGCGGGCGGGTGTCGAGTCTCAACGCGTCGGTCGCCGCCGCCGTGGCCCTGTTCGAGGCCGTCCGCCAGCGGTCGGCCGCGGCGCCGGCCGGCTGAGGAAGCGGCCCGGAATCCCCGCGGCCCTTGCCGGAACGGGCGGATTCTGCTATCATCTCCAATTCGTCCGGCTGGCGTAGCTCA is a genomic window containing:
- the rlmB gene encoding 23S rRNA (guanosine(2251)-2'-O)-methyltransferase RlmB — encoded protein: MTIFGVKPVIEALRAGRVTALAVSVRRRRGLTELLELADRRGVRLRRVDPAELDRLAGGAAHQGVVATVRALDTYAVADLVAVRTPPLILVLDGIEDPRNLGAIARTLDAAGGSGLVVPERRAAPVTGAAVKASAGALVHVPLAPVVNLPRALGELKAAGVWTIGLEAEADQSLYDLDLRLPSAIVIGGEGRGLHRLVRERCDWRAALPMRGRVSSLNASVAAAVALFEAVRQRSAAAPAG